The Montipora capricornis isolate CH-2021 chromosome 3, ASM3666992v2, whole genome shotgun sequence genome includes the window CACCTGACTCTGTTGGTCGACCGTGGCTTATCATCTTCAGTGATGGTAGTGACCTCGCCCATGGTTTTGCCGCCTACATCAGATGGCGTCTAGACAGTGGTGACTATTGGTGTCGACTTATCTTCGCGAAGTGTCGTATCGCCCCAGTGAATAAGTTGTCTACTCCGCAGATGGAGCTAAACGCTGCTGTGTTGTCCAAGCGAGGTAGAAAGGTCATTGAGAAGGAGATGAGGTTCGAATTTGAAGAGGTGTTGCAAATTGTAGACtgtgaaactgttttgagcatGATCAACAAGACCAGTACTCGCTTCAAAGTGTACGAGGGAGTCAGAATTGGGGAAATTCAAGCTGCAACGAATGGTGATATGTCTTGTTGGGCCTGGATGACAGGTCATCACAACCCCGCAGATTGGTTGACCCGTGGACGTACCAACGTACCGTTGACCCAACGTACCGTTGACCCATTGAAGAGTGGGGACTCAAGTTTGGTTTACAGAAGGAGGAATCACTCCCTGGAGAAAAGAAGATGTGCAACACAGCATCAGCCACAGCAGATCCTCCATTAATTGACTTCGAGAGAACGTTCAGAAAGCGGTTGAATGCGAGCTAAAGAAGAGCAGCAGTAAGAAGGGTAATGGAGGTCACTATGCTAAGCTGAAGCCTGTACAAGATGGGAGTGGAATATGGGTTGTTGGAGAACGACTAACCAGGTACAATGCAATGACACCAGACTCGACCCTTCAGAGATTGTTACCCTCTAAGCATCCAGCTACACGTCTTTTCATGCAACGCGCTCATCAAGCAGGAGGACATAGAGGACGTAACGCAACCCTAGCTCGATTTCGAATGCACTACTGGACATCTCAAGGGAGCAAACTGGCAAGATTGGTGAAAGTGAAGTGTCAACTGTGTAAGTTACGTGATGCAAAATTTCTTGAACAACCAATGGGGTTATTGCCAGAGGCTAGACTGAAACCTGCACCCGCATTCAACCATGTGATGCTTGACTTGTTCGGACCATACACAGTTAGAGGAGAAGTCCAGAAACGCACAAGTGGTAAAGCATATGGTGTAATGTTCACTGATCTTGCAATGAGAGCCGTTCATATTGAGGCGGTGTTTGGCTACGACACTAGCAACTTTCTGATGGCACTTAGCAGATTCGCAAGTCTTCGTGGATGGCCAGAAATGATTTACAGTGATCCAGGTTCTCAACTTGTAGGCGCAGAGAAGGAACTCAAAGAGGCCTGGCAAAGAATCGATAGAGAGCCGTTACAAAGAGATTCTGTTCAGAATGGTTCCACCTGGGTATTCGGACCTGCCGACAGTCCTTGGCATCAAGGAGCAGTGGAGTCTCTGATAAAGGCTGCTAAGCGTACTATTCATTTCTCAGTCAGTAACCAACGTCTGTCTGTACCTGAATTTCTCACTGTCTGTTGTGAAGTGTCCAATTTACTGAATGAGCGCCTCATCGGAGTTAAACCAAGCGTGGATTCAACCATCAATGTTCTCACACCAATAGTTTGTTGCTTGGACGGGCTACTGCATCCAACCCTTTGGGATGGCAACCGTACGAAACAAGCATTGCCACGCGGTATCATCTCGTTCAGTCTGTGGTGGAAGACTTCTGGAAACGATGGACCGAGCTCTATGCTCCAGCACTAGTGGTACAGCGCAAGTGGCACACCGCCAGTCGTAACTTGCGCCCAGGAGATATAGTGATTGTTGCTGACAAGAACACTCTAAGAGGAGATTATCGTTTTGCGCTTGTGAAAGATGTGTTTCCGGGAGAAGATGGCAAAGTGCGCAAGGTGACGGTCCAGTACAAGAGCTATCGCACTGGGGAGAGAGTTCACGAATACCGGGGTGCAAGAGACACTGTAGTTTCAAGGGCAGTTCAGCGCCTTGCTTTACTTGTTCCAGTGGATTAGAGTCTTGATGAAGCCAAAGTCAAGAAATGTAAATGACATCATGGATATTGATCATAAACGTTTATCTGGTGATGTTTTGAGATGTGTTCCGTTTTACAAATCGTATCGCAGCGACCCCCACCCTCCCGGTGTGTAAGGAACTTTTATGTTAATCTTGTTGTTTTTCCAGACAAGAATTTATTCGCTGCGATTCAATGTTACAGAacctttagttttgttttcagcCAGCGGTTTTCGCCTTTATACCCATCGTCCCTTGcgcggattaaaaaagcatgTGCTCTTGAAAAATGGCGCCATTGTGTTTCAGCGCTTGTATTTTTGTCCGGAATTTGGTTCACGTTAATCTTAGTTTTCACGGGACGGTGTCGATGCTCAGAATGGCAAAAAACGAGCAACAACGTATGTGTGAACAgtgtgaagtttatttctcattcTGCTTGTATTTTTAATGTTGTTCGCTTCGTATATTACAAAGTACATTTTGTAATTTCCGTCACTTAGGTTTTACCTAGCTGTATTCTAGCCACATTCTAACTACGAATAAACTGGAGTTGAAACGTCCGTTGTGCACTTCTTGGATCGACGCCG containing:
- the LOC138043077 gene encoding uncharacterized protein, with the protein product MTPDSTLQRLLPSKHPATRLFMQRAHQAGGHRGRNATLARFRMHYWTSQGSKLARLVKVKCQLCKLRDAKFLEQPMGLLPEARLKPAPAFNHVMLDLFGPYTVRGEVQKRTSGKAYGVMFTDLAMRAVHIEAVFGYDTSNFLMALSRFASLRGWPEMIYSDPGSQLVGAEKELKEAWQRIDREPLQRDSVQNGSTWVFGPADSPWHQGAVESLIKAAKRTIHFSVSNQRLSVPEFLTVCCEVSNLLNERLIGVKPSVDSTINVLTPIVCCLDGLLHPTLWDGNRTKQALPRGIISFSLWWKTSGNDGPSSMLQH